A genomic window from Vitis riparia cultivar Riparia Gloire de Montpellier isolate 1030 chromosome 16, EGFV_Vit.rip_1.0, whole genome shotgun sequence includes:
- the LOC117933919 gene encoding myb-related protein 330-like, producing the protein MARPEEQRPRWTEEEDRMLFECKSRNLDLPWPNIAELAGLSRSGKSCRERWKNHLDPNVKRGNFSQEEDETIIRLHSSHENRGTDNAVKNRWNNHLKNKLIGRSTDHQNIPDPQSSTEDQPHATQLFHLNHNINPHASSSSIPSPSDDETIHHAFGGDYFAFEPTQLFHLNYNIDPNPSSSSITTPVSASQEIANPWSSFEFAYPYLPIDRETIHHSLGGNYFEFEPTQLFHLNHNIDPNASSSLIPTPVSTSQDIASPWSSSELAYIEFSGGYLPSDDEKIHHSFRGDYSEFEPTQLFHLNHNIDPKACSSSIPTLVSVSQEIVNPWSTFELAYPEFPGGYLQSYDETICHSLEGDYFEFEPTQLFHLNHNIDPNASSRSIPTSVSASEEIASLGFSLTGERVHAN; encoded by the exons ATGGCAAGACCAGAGGAGCAGAGACCACGATGGACCGAAGAAGAAGACCGGATGCTCTTTGAATGTAAAAGCAGAAATTTGGATCTACCTTGGCCAAATATAGCAGAGCTGGCAGGGCTGAGCAGGAGTGGTAAGAGTTGTAGGGAGAGGTGGAAAAACCACCTGGATCCTAATGTTAAGAGAGGGAACTTCTCTCAAGAGGAAGACGAAACCATCATCCGCCTCCATTCAAGTCATGAGAATAG GGGAACCGATAATGCTGTCAAGAACCGCTGGAACAACCATTTGAAGAATAAGCTAATTGGGAGAAGTACTGATCATCAGAATATTCCTGACCCACAAAGTAGCACCGAAGATCAGCCACACGCCACACAACtctttcatctcaaccacaataTTAATCCACACGCAAGCTCAAGCTCCATTCCTTCACCG AGTGATGATGAGACTATCCATCACGCTTTCGGGGGAGATTACTTTGCGTTTGAGCCCACACAACTCTTTCATCTCAACTACAATATTGATCCAAACCCAAGCTCAAGCTCAATTACTACACCGGTTTCAGCGTCACAAGAAATCGCCAACCCTTGGTCCAGTTTTGAATTTGCCTACCCATATCTTCCGATTGATCGTGAGACTATCCATCACTCTCTCGGTGGAAATTACTTTGAGTTTGAGCCCACACAACtctttcatctcaaccacaataTTGATCCAAACGCAAGCTCAAGCTTGATTCCTACACCGGTTTCAACATCACAAGATATCGCCAGTCCTTGGTCCAGTTCTGAATTAGCCTACATAGAATTTTCAGGGGGATATCTTCCGAGTGATGATGAGAAAATCCATCACTCTTTCAGGGGAGATTACTCTGAGTTTGAGCCCACACAACtctttcatctcaaccacaataTTGATCCAAAAGCATGCTCAAGCTCGATTCCTACACTGGTTTCAGTCTCACAAGAAATCGTCAACCCTTGGTCCACTTTTGAATTAGCCTACCCAGAATTTCCAGGAGGTTATCTTCAGAGTTATGATGAGACTATCTGTCACTCTTTGGAGGGAGATTACTTTGAGTTTGAGCCCACACAACtctttcatctcaaccacaataTTGATCCAAACGCAAGCTCAAGATCGATTCCTACATCGGTTTCAGCCTCAGAAGAAATCGCCAGCCTTG GTTTCAGCCTCACCGGAGAGCGAGTTCATGCCAACTGA